In a single window of the Rhizobiaceae bacterium genome:
- the pyk gene encoding pyruvate kinase encodes MRRSRKVKILATLGPASSETVMIRKLFDAGADTFRINMSHTDHETMRTLVGRIRAIEDEVGRPIGILADLQGPKLRVGKFANGKEELAVGQTFILDDDPTPGTSERVQLPHPEILTSVQPGDRLLIDDGKLQLKAVTVDGRKIVSKVIAGTRISDRKGVSLPDTDLPVGALTDKDRADLDAAVHAGVDWIALSFIQRPEDLSEARKLVGGRALLLSKIEKPQAVQRLKEIIELSDALMVARGDLGVEMPIEAVPGIQKQITRAARRAGKPVVVATQMLESMITAPVPTRAEVSDVSIAVFEGADAIMLSAESAAGEYPVEAVAMMNRIAERVEEDPTYPGIINAQRSQPEATGPDAISLAAREIAETLKLSAIVTYTASGNTGFRAARERPQVPIIALSPIVETARRLSLLWGTHCVVSPDATDLDDMVDRACLIARTEGFGTSGDRIIIMAGVPLRTPGATNMLRIATIAG; translated from the coding sequence ATGAGACGCAGCCGCAAAGTGAAGATTCTGGCGACGCTTGGACCGGCGTCCTCGGAAACAGTCATGATCCGCAAGCTGTTCGACGCAGGCGCCGACACGTTCCGGATCAATATGAGCCATACCGACCATGAGACGATGCGCACGCTGGTCGGGCGCATCAGGGCGATCGAGGACGAAGTGGGCCGGCCCATCGGCATTCTCGCCGATCTTCAGGGACCGAAGCTGCGCGTCGGCAAGTTCGCCAACGGCAAGGAGGAACTGGCGGTGGGCCAGACCTTCATTCTGGACGACGACCCGACGCCAGGAACGTCCGAACGCGTCCAGCTTCCGCATCCCGAAATACTCACCTCGGTCCAGCCGGGCGACAGGCTGCTCATCGACGACGGCAAATTGCAGCTCAAGGCGGTGACAGTCGACGGCAGGAAGATCGTTTCGAAGGTGATTGCGGGCACCCGGATTTCGGACAGGAAAGGCGTGAGCCTGCCTGACACAGATTTGCCGGTCGGCGCGCTGACCGACAAGGATCGCGCCGATCTCGATGCCGCCGTGCATGCGGGCGTGGACTGGATCGCGCTGTCCTTCATCCAGCGACCGGAGGACCTTTCGGAGGCGCGCAAGCTGGTGGGTGGCCGTGCGCTGCTGCTTTCCAAGATCGAGAAGCCGCAGGCCGTGCAGCGGCTCAAGGAGATCATAGAGCTTTCCGACGCGCTCATGGTGGCGCGCGGCGATCTTGGCGTCGAAATGCCGATCGAGGCCGTTCCCGGCATCCAGAAGCAGATTACGCGCGCCGCGCGCCGCGCGGGCAAGCCGGTGGTCGTTGCCACGCAGATGCTGGAATCCATGATCACCGCGCCGGTGCCGACCCGCGCCGAAGTGTCGGACGTCTCGATTGCGGTATTCGAGGGCGCCGACGCCATCATGCTCTCGGCGGAATCCGCCGCGGGCGAATACCCGGTGGAGGCGGTCGCGATGATGAATCGCATCGCCGAGCGCGTCGAAGAGGATCCGACCTATCCCGGCATCATCAACGCTCAGCGTTCGCAGCCCGAGGCAACCGGCCCCGATGCCATCTCGCTTGCGGCGCGCGAAATCGCGGAGACGCTGAAACTGTCCGCCATCGTGACCTACACCGCGTCAGGCAACACCGGGTTCCGCGCGGCGCGCGAGCGCCCGCAGGTGCCCATTATTGCGCTTTCGCCCATTGTGGAGACGGCGCGGCGTCTGTCGCTGCTGTGGGGGACCCATTGCGTGGTGTCGCCCGATGCGACGGATCTCGACGACATGGTGGACCGGGCCTGCCTGATTGCGCGGACGGAAGGATTCGGCACGTCCGGCGACCGAATCATCATCATGGCGGGTGTGCCGCTGCGGACGCCCGGCGCAACGAACATGCTGCGCATCGCCACGATTGCGGGTTAG